One window of Hymenobacter sp. BRD128 genomic DNA carries:
- a CDS encoding NAD(P)/FAD-dependent oxidoreductase — MDSTYDAVVVGSGPNGLAAAITLQQAGLAVLLLEGKNELGGGLRTAELTLPGFRHDICSAIHPLAVASPFFRTLPLAQYGLNFITPLVAAAHPFDDGTAAAALSSLAATAQALGSDAAAYQKLLTPLLAHWPRLVSEVLAPLHWPKHPVELARFGLSALLPATVLARRFQGDKAQGLLAGMAAHAIQPLSNVATGAFGLVLLLTAHSQGWPLAQGGSQAIADALVAHFRALGGHVETGTYVRSLAQLPPARAVLLDVTPAQLLQLAGHRLSGIYQWQLRRYRYGMGVFKVDWALAEPIPWTAAECAQAGTVHLGGTLAEIAAGEQATARGQLPARPFVLLAQQSQFDPSRAPAGRHTAWAYCHVPNGSRHDLTAAIEAQVERFAPGFRERILGRHTFSPAQLEEHNPNYVGGDINGGLLDIRQLFTRPVLRASPYRTSLRGLYLCSSATPPGGGVHGMGGYWAARRALRDRFGLAAAPLYHEN; from the coding sequence ATGGATAGTACGTATGATGCCGTCGTCGTTGGCTCCGGCCCCAATGGGCTAGCGGCGGCCATTACCCTGCAGCAAGCGGGCCTTGCGGTGCTGCTGCTCGAAGGTAAAAACGAGCTGGGCGGCGGCCTGCGCACGGCCGAGCTGACGCTGCCGGGTTTTCGCCACGACATTTGCTCGGCCATTCACCCGCTGGCGGTGGCCTCGCCGTTTTTTCGCACGCTGCCGCTGGCGCAGTATGGGTTGAATTTCATCACGCCGCTGGTGGCCGCCGCGCATCCGTTCGACGATGGCACGGCCGCCGCCGCGCTGTCCTCGCTGGCCGCCACGGCCCAGGCACTGGGGTCCGATGCGGCGGCCTACCAAAAACTGCTCACGCCACTGCTCGCCCATTGGCCACGGCTGGTTTCTGAAGTGCTAGCCCCGCTGCACTGGCCCAAGCACCCCGTCGAGCTGGCGCGGTTTGGCTTATCGGCCCTGCTGCCGGCTACGGTGCTGGCGCGTCGCTTTCAGGGCGACAAGGCCCAAGGCCTGCTGGCCGGCATGGCCGCGCACGCCATTCAGCCGCTGAGCAACGTGGCTACCGGAGCGTTTGGGCTGGTGCTGCTGCTCACGGCTCACAGCCAGGGCTGGCCCTTGGCACAAGGCGGCTCGCAGGCCATTGCCGATGCGCTGGTGGCGCATTTCCGGGCGCTGGGCGGCCACGTCGAAACGGGCACCTACGTGCGCTCGCTGGCCCAGCTGCCGCCTGCCCGGGCCGTGCTGCTCGATGTGACGCCGGCGCAGCTTTTGCAGCTGGCCGGGCATCGGCTATCGGGCATCTACCAGTGGCAGCTCCGGCGCTACCGCTACGGCATGGGGGTGTTCAAGGTAGACTGGGCGCTGGCCGAGCCCATTCCCTGGACTGCTGCTGAATGCGCCCAGGCCGGCACCGTGCACCTGGGCGGCACCCTGGCCGAAATAGCTGCTGGCGAGCAAGCTACGGCGCGTGGCCAGCTTCCGGCCCGGCCCTTCGTGCTACTGGCTCAGCAAAGTCAATTCGACCCTAGCCGAGCCCCGGCCGGCCGGCACACTGCCTGGGCCTACTGCCACGTGCCCAACGGCTCGCGCCACGACCTGACCGCCGCTATCGAGGCCCAAGTCGAGCGCTTCGCACCCGGCTTCCGCGAACGTATTTTGGGCCGCCACACTTTCAGCCCAGCCCAGTTGGAAGAGCATAACCCCAACTACGTGGGTGGCGATATCAACGGTGGGCTGCTTGATATTCGTCAGCTTTTTACCCGGCCCGTGCTGCGGGCTTCGCCCTACCGCACCTCACTGCGCGGGTTGTATCTGTGCTCATCGGCCACGCCGCCCGGCGGGGGCGTGCACGGCATGGGTGGCTACTGGGCCGCTCGCCGCGCCTTGCGCGACAGGTTTGGGCTAGCGGCAGCGCCGCTATATCATGAAAATTAG
- a CDS encoding aldo/keto reductase → MATTPATYPATFTIGGDLTVKRLGYGAMRITGDGIWGPPQDHAESIRVLKRAVELGVDFIDTADSYGPNVSEELIAEALHPYHKVVIATKGGLLRTGPNQWPVDASPKHLEEALHGSLKRLQVEQIDLYQLHRIDPHVPMEDTFKFLQKAQQDGLVKHIGLSEVDVDQIKKAQEFFPVVSVQNMYSVDNRKWEPVLDYTREQNMAFIPWYPLSGGNKEALAALDTLAKKHGATQQQIALSWLLHHSPNILLIPGTSKVKHLEENMKTADIHLSAEDMASLDKLKA, encoded by the coding sequence ATGGCTACTACCCCCGCCACTTATCCCGCCACGTTCACCATCGGCGGCGACCTCACCGTGAAGCGCCTCGGCTACGGCGCCATGCGCATCACCGGCGACGGTATCTGGGGCCCGCCCCAGGACCACGCCGAATCTATCCGCGTGCTCAAGCGTGCCGTCGAGCTGGGTGTCGATTTTATCGACACCGCCGACAGCTACGGGCCGAACGTATCGGAAGAGCTGATTGCCGAAGCGTTGCACCCCTACCACAAGGTCGTCATTGCCACCAAGGGCGGTTTGCTGCGCACCGGCCCCAACCAATGGCCCGTCGATGCCAGCCCCAAGCACCTCGAAGAAGCGCTGCACGGCAGCCTCAAGCGCCTGCAAGTCGAGCAGATTGACCTCTACCAATTGCACCGCATCGACCCGCACGTGCCGATGGAAGACACCTTCAAATTCCTGCAAAAAGCCCAGCAGGATGGTCTGGTGAAGCACATTGGCCTTTCCGAAGTCGATGTAGACCAGATTAAAAAGGCCCAGGAGTTTTTTCCGGTGGTGTCGGTGCAGAATATGTATTCGGTCGATAACCGCAAGTGGGAGCCGGTGCTCGACTACACTCGCGAGCAGAATATGGCTTTCATTCCGTGGTACCCGCTTTCGGGCGGTAATAAAGAAGCCCTGGCGGCGCTCGACACCCTAGCCAAAAAGCACGGCGCCACCCAGCAGCAGATTGCCCTGAGCTGGCTGCTGCACCACTCGCCCAATATCCTGCTCATCCCCGGCACGTCGAAGGTGAAGCACCTGGAGGAAAATATGAAAACGGCCGACATCCACCTCTCGGCCGAGGACATGGCCTCGCTCGATAAGCTAAAAGCGTAA
- a CDS encoding DUF4136 domain-containing protein translates to MNKPLLALALGLAACSSEQATTQVDSRPGVNLSRYHTYNFMDEVARNDSAFQNSGSNIFDLKRAVTREMAARGFQKADKPDLWVNIGLVTQTRTQTRQANYQTDGAPYYIGQRNYHWQAGDIPVGQYQEGTATIDLVDAARKELVWQGTTSAILSRTPTRAAKQIDKGVADVFARFPVPAR, encoded by the coding sequence TTGAATAAGCCATTATTAGCCTTGGCCTTGGGGCTGGCCGCCTGCTCATCGGAGCAGGCCACTACGCAAGTAGACAGCCGCCCCGGCGTAAACCTGTCGCGGTACCACACCTATAATTTTATGGATGAGGTGGCCCGCAACGACTCGGCTTTTCAAAACTCAGGCTCCAATATTTTCGACCTCAAGCGCGCCGTGACGCGCGAGATGGCAGCCCGGGGCTTTCAAAAAGCGGATAAGCCCGACTTGTGGGTGAATATCGGCCTCGTGACCCAGACGCGCACCCAAACCCGCCAGGCCAACTACCAGACCGACGGTGCGCCCTACTACATCGGCCAGCGCAACTACCACTGGCAGGCCGGCGATATCCCGGTGGGCCAGTACCAGGAGGGAACCGCCACCATCGACCTCGTCGATGCCGCCCGCAAGGAGCTGGTGTGGCAGGGCACCACGTCGGCCATCTTGTCGCGCACGCCCACCCGCGCCGCCAAGCAGATTGACAAGGGCGTGGCCGACGTATTTGCCCGCTTCCCCGTGCCGGCCCGCTAG
- a CDS encoding Gfo/Idh/MocA family protein: protein MKDAFASESSRRDFLRTLSLGAGATLLGSSALASPLNWLAPGRKLGVALVGLGNYSTGQLAPALQQTKYCQLAGVVTGSPAKAAQWQQQYGIPAKNCYDYKTFDRLIDNPAIDIVYVVLPNALHAEYVVRAAQAGKHVICEKPMATSVADARHMIAAMEKAGKKFSIGYRLHFEPHNQAMMRLGQSQAYGKISHLAADNGFKFSSGGTPWRVNKKLSGGGPLMDMGIYCLQGCLYTKGQVPVSVTAKFTPETGTGYFKEVEAGVNWQLRFADGTVADCRTSYAENMQGRLRADAANGWFELEPAFGYGGLAGRTSKNDGLLNLPNSNQQAAQLDDFAQCVLLNKSTRVPGQMGLRDVQLLEAIYRAAETGQAVSTKDVVQLIDRTSAH, encoded by the coding sequence ATGAAAGACGCTTTTGCTTCCGAATCCTCGCGCCGCGACTTCCTGCGCACGCTCTCGCTCGGGGCGGGCGCTACGCTACTGGGCTCCTCGGCGTTGGCTAGCCCCCTCAATTGGCTCGCGCCTGGGCGCAAGCTGGGCGTGGCGCTGGTGGGCCTCGGCAACTACAGCACCGGCCAGCTAGCCCCGGCTTTGCAGCAAACGAAGTATTGCCAGCTGGCGGGCGTAGTCACGGGCTCACCGGCCAAGGCGGCGCAGTGGCAGCAGCAATACGGCATTCCGGCCAAGAACTGCTACGACTATAAGACCTTCGACCGCCTCATCGACAACCCGGCCATCGACATTGTGTACGTGGTGCTGCCCAACGCCTTGCACGCCGAGTACGTGGTGCGGGCGGCGCAGGCTGGCAAGCACGTCATCTGCGAAAAGCCGATGGCGACCTCAGTGGCCGATGCCCGGCACATGATTGCGGCGATGGAGAAGGCCGGCAAGAAATTCAGCATCGGCTACCGGCTGCACTTTGAGCCGCACAACCAGGCCATGATGCGCCTGGGCCAGTCACAGGCGTATGGCAAAATCAGTCATTTGGCGGCTGATAATGGGTTCAAGTTTAGCAGCGGCGGCACGCCCTGGCGGGTGAATAAAAAGCTGAGCGGTGGCGGCCCGCTCATGGATATGGGCATTTATTGCCTGCAAGGCTGCCTCTACACCAAAGGCCAGGTGCCGGTTTCGGTCACGGCCAAATTCACGCCCGAGACGGGCACTGGCTATTTCAAGGAGGTAGAAGCTGGCGTGAATTGGCAGCTACGCTTCGCCGATGGCACGGTGGCCGACTGCCGCACCAGCTACGCCGAAAATATGCAGGGCCGCCTGCGCGCCGATGCTGCCAACGGCTGGTTCGAATTAGAGCCCGCCTTTGGCTACGGTGGGCTAGCCGGCCGCACCAGCAAAAACGACGGCCTGCTCAACCTACCCAATAGCAACCAGCAAGCCGCCCAGCTAGACGACTTCGCCCAGTGCGTGCTGCTCAATAAATCTACCCGCGTGCCCGGCCAAATGGGCCTGCGCGATGTGCAACTGCTCGAAGCCATCTACCGTGCCGCCGAAACCGGCCAGGCGGTTTCAACCAAGGATGTAGTGCAGCTCATCGACCGCACCAGCGCTCATTAA
- a CDS encoding pirin family protein — MAAPEFRRIFQVIDGNKKAVGDGFDVTSPMPGPRIRQLSPYLLIDHIGPMQIAPTDTPLGSPPHPHRGFETVTVVYDGHLAHRDTAGHDGTIGPGDVQWMTAGAGLRHAEMYDRDFARRGGTLELLQLWINMPKANKLVPPKYQELRAASIPSVPLADDKGSIRVIAGSYGGATGPASTFSPLTLLDLHLQQGADFVLTLPAAYNVGLYVVRGAILVNGDRPARTQQLVVLGWNSADVQLTATEDSLVLVLAGAPIEEPLATYGPFVMNTNEELMAAIADFESGNMGKFPKDE, encoded by the coding sequence ATGGCAGCTCCCGAATTCCGCCGCATCTTCCAGGTTATTGATGGCAACAAGAAAGCCGTCGGCGACGGCTTTGACGTGACCAGTCCCATGCCGGGACCGCGCATCCGGCAGCTGAGCCCCTATCTGCTCATCGACCACATCGGGCCGATGCAGATTGCGCCTACCGATACGCCGCTAGGGTCGCCGCCGCACCCGCACCGGGGCTTTGAGACGGTGACCGTAGTCTACGACGGCCACTTGGCTCACCGCGATACGGCCGGCCACGACGGTACCATCGGCCCCGGCGATGTGCAATGGATGACCGCCGGCGCTGGCCTGCGCCACGCCGAGATGTACGACCGCGACTTTGCCCGGCGCGGCGGCACCCTGGAGTTGCTTCAGCTCTGGATAAACATGCCCAAGGCCAACAAGCTTGTGCCGCCCAAGTACCAGGAGCTGCGCGCCGCCAGCATCCCGAGCGTACCGTTGGCCGACGACAAAGGCAGCATCCGCGTTATCGCGGGCAGCTACGGCGGGGCTACTGGCCCGGCCAGCACGTTTTCGCCCCTGACGCTGCTCGATTTGCACTTGCAGCAGGGTGCTGATTTTGTCCTCACGCTGCCCGCTGCCTACAACGTGGGCCTCTACGTGGTGCGTGGCGCCATACTCGTCAACGGCGACCGCCCCGCCCGCACCCAGCAGCTCGTGGTGCTGGGCTGGAACTCGGCCGATGTGCAGCTCACGGCTACCGAAGACAGCCTCGTGTTGGTGCTGGCCGGCGCGCCCATCGAGGAGCCCCTAGCCACCTATGGCCCCTTCGTGATGAACACCAACGAGGAATTAATGGCCGCCATCGCCGACTTTGAGAGCGGCAATATGGGTAAGTTTCCGAAGGATGAGTAA
- a CDS encoding fatty acid desaturase: MRPAPLLPAQHRLTTAWFHGCWLYGNLGIGLVWGLPHLTWPRSLASVSLAVLTVGLGHAVGLHRGIIHRAFQTSRFWRSVLAYLSVQAGVGGPISWLKSHYYRDYWQNQPASPAYFRYDHPIWLDYHWNHHLALHSADDTVYAIPPTDLHDPWLRWLEKTWVLHVLALAGLVWLAFGFEAMAAVVCLRVAVSMLGHWFVTYVSHTSGYARYHVAGAAESGYNNLLLGVLSFGEGFHNTHHAHPRSARMGTAWYELDLGWLLVRGMEALGLVWAVEAAGRTDTQKPQALVQSTRRWPWAG; this comes from the coding sequence ATGCGCCCCGCTCCCCTGCTGCCGGCTCAGCACCGCCTCACCACCGCTTGGTTTCACGGCTGCTGGCTTTATGGCAATTTGGGTATCGGGCTGGTTTGGGGGTTGCCGCATCTTACCTGGCCGCGCAGTCTGGCTTCAGTGAGCTTAGCCGTGCTCACGGTGGGGCTGGGCCACGCGGTGGGCCTGCACCGGGGCATCATTCACCGGGCGTTCCAGACTTCGCGCTTTTGGCGCAGCGTGCTGGCGTACTTGAGCGTGCAGGCCGGCGTGGGTGGGCCCATTTCGTGGCTGAAATCGCACTATTATCGCGACTACTGGCAGAACCAACCCGCTAGCCCCGCCTACTTCCGCTACGACCATCCCATCTGGCTCGATTACCACTGGAACCATCACCTAGCCCTGCACTCGGCCGATGACACCGTGTACGCCATTCCGCCCACCGACCTGCATGACCCGTGGCTGCGGTGGCTCGAAAAAACCTGGGTGCTGCACGTGCTAGCCCTGGCTGGGCTGGTGTGGCTAGCCTTCGGCTTTGAGGCAATGGCCGCCGTGGTGTGCCTGCGCGTAGCCGTGAGTATGCTCGGTCACTGGTTCGTCACTTACGTGTCGCACACCTCGGGCTACGCCCGCTACCACGTGGCCGGCGCCGCCGAAAGCGGCTACAACAACCTGCTGCTCGGGGTGCTCAGCTTTGGCGAGGGCTTCCACAATACCCACCACGCCCACCCGCGCTCAGCCCGCATGGGCACCGCCTGGTACGAGCTCGACCTGGGCTGGCTACTGGTACGCGGCATGGAGGCGCTGGGCCTTGTTTGGGCCGTGGAAGCCGCCGGCCGCACCGATACGCAGAAGCCCCAGGCGCTGGTGCAGTCCACCCGCCGCTGGCCCTGGGCGGGCTAG
- a CDS encoding cytochrome c: MTVKQAFLALALAGGALSLQAQHRPAPKKTTAKADPATAASLTRGAVVYKNVCITCHQADGGGVPNMNPPLIKTSYVLGDKAKLAHIVLAGLAEPIEIDGNDYKQHMPAQNYLTDQQVADVLTYVRNSFGNKASAVQVAEVKAVRATLPK; this comes from the coding sequence ATGACTGTTAAGCAAGCTTTCCTGGCGCTAGCCTTGGCCGGCGGCGCGCTGTCGCTGCAAGCCCAGCACCGCCCGGCTCCCAAAAAAACCACCGCCAAAGCTGACCCGGCCACGGCGGCTAGCCTCACCCGCGGCGCCGTGGTGTATAAGAACGTGTGCATCACCTGCCACCAGGCCGACGGCGGCGGCGTGCCCAATATGAACCCGCCGCTCATCAAAACCAGCTACGTGCTCGGCGACAAAGCCAAGCTGGCCCACATTGTGCTTGCTGGCCTGGCCGAGCCTATCGAAATCGACGGCAACGACTACAAGCAGCACATGCCCGCCCAGAACTACCTCACCGACCAGCAGGTGGCCGACGTGCTCACTTACGTGCGCAACAGCTTCGGCAACAAAGCCAGCGCCGTGCAGGTAGCCGAGGTAAAAGCCGTGCGCGCTACGCTGCCCAAGTAA
- a CDS encoding sorbosone dehydrogenase family protein: MRSFSPRLLLAVPALAGSLALLASHPNAPQVAPDPNNAGLKLPAGFGALVVAETGGRARHLAVTPQGTIYVKLNKVKDGKGILELRSQPSGKAAVVGGFGDYGGTGMYVKDGYLYASSDHAVYRYKLDAKGEVTDPGKGELIVRGLKVGSQHESKSIVLDNAGNLYVNIGAYANACQEQDRTRGSKGIPNCPILDSAGGIWQFKASQLNQRYPDGTRYATGLRNVVGLDWNSQDNQLFVMQHGRDQLSDNWPQFYNEKQSAQLPAECLYALKKGDNAGWPYMYYDQLQHKKMQGPEYGGDGKKEATGNYIDPAAAYPGHMAPDGLLFYTGNMFPAKYRNGAFIAFHGSWNRAPEPQAGYYVVFQPFVNGKPSGQWEVFADNFSGSAAKTASGRADHRPCGLAQGPDGSLYVSDDSKGTIYRIVYNAKK; encoded by the coding sequence ATGCGCTCCTTTTCCCCTCGCCTACTGCTAGCCGTGCCCGCCCTGGCGGGCAGCCTGGCGCTGCTGGCTAGCCACCCCAATGCCCCGCAGGTAGCCCCCGACCCCAACAACGCCGGCCTGAAGCTGCCCGCCGGCTTTGGCGCGCTGGTAGTGGCCGAAACCGGCGGCCGAGCCCGCCACCTGGCCGTGACGCCCCAGGGCACTATCTACGTGAAGCTCAACAAAGTAAAGGACGGCAAGGGCATCCTGGAGCTGCGCAGCCAGCCCAGCGGCAAGGCGGCCGTGGTAGGCGGCTTCGGCGACTACGGCGGCACCGGCATGTACGTGAAGGATGGCTACCTCTACGCTTCGTCGGACCACGCGGTGTACCGCTACAAGCTCGACGCTAAAGGCGAGGTGACGGACCCTGGTAAGGGCGAATTAATCGTGCGCGGCCTGAAAGTGGGTAGCCAGCACGAGTCGAAATCTATCGTGCTCGACAACGCGGGCAACCTCTACGTGAACATCGGGGCTTACGCCAACGCTTGCCAGGAGCAGGACCGCACGCGCGGCTCGAAAGGCATCCCGAACTGCCCGATTCTGGATTCGGCCGGCGGCATCTGGCAGTTCAAGGCTAGCCAGCTCAACCAGCGCTACCCCGACGGCACGCGCTACGCCACCGGCCTGCGCAACGTGGTGGGCCTCGACTGGAATTCGCAAGACAATCAGCTCTTTGTGATGCAGCACGGCCGCGACCAGCTCTCCGACAACTGGCCCCAGTTTTACAACGAGAAGCAGTCGGCCCAGCTGCCCGCCGAGTGCCTATACGCCCTCAAAAAAGGTGACAACGCCGGCTGGCCTTATATGTACTACGACCAGCTTCAGCATAAGAAAATGCAAGGCCCCGAGTATGGCGGCGATGGCAAAAAGGAAGCGACCGGCAACTACATCGACCCCGCCGCCGCCTACCCCGGCCACATGGCGCCCGATGGCCTGCTGTTTTACACCGGCAACATGTTTCCGGCTAAGTACCGCAATGGCGCCTTCATCGCCTTCCACGGCTCCTGGAACCGCGCGCCCGAGCCGCAGGCCGGCTACTACGTCGTATTTCAGCCCTTCGTAAATGGCAAGCCTAGCGGGCAGTGGGAAGTTTTTGCGGACAACTTCTCGGGCTCGGCGGCCAAAACGGCCAGCGGCCGCGCCGACCACCGTCCCTGCGGCCTCGCCCAGGGCCCCGACGGCTCGCTCTACGTGAGCGACGACTCGAAGGGCACCATCTACCGCATCGTGTATAACGCTAAGAAATAA
- a CDS encoding alpha/beta fold hydrolase — protein MSAAPPPTILFLHGFAESREVWTEFTRPFPAGYRLLTPNLLGHGTNRAAVPDFSMEAQARYVVNYLDQKGCPGPVLVVGHSMGGYVALALAERYPDRVAGLALINSTAHADTDEKRQNREKNIGFVERHGLEKFMDSFVRPLFAPHNRDRLPEALALLEDIAKATPEATIAGALRAMAARPDRTAVLREAQFPVLLVAGKHDVAVPLADSIAQAALAPTGAALFLEGSGHQAYLEQPEATRRAVLALAGAVFEK, from the coding sequence ATGTCTGCTGCTCCGCCGCCTACCATCCTCTTCCTGCACGGCTTTGCCGAAAGCCGCGAGGTCTGGACCGAATTCACCCGGCCCTTCCCGGCCGGCTATCGCCTGCTCACGCCCAACCTGCTGGGCCACGGCACCAACCGCGCCGCCGTGCCCGATTTCTCGATGGAGGCCCAGGCGCGCTACGTGGTGAACTACCTCGACCAGAAAGGCTGCCCCGGCCCGGTGCTGGTGGTGGGCCACAGCATGGGCGGCTACGTGGCCCTGGCCCTGGCCGAGCGCTACCCCGACCGCGTGGCCGGGCTAGCCCTTATCAACTCGACGGCCCACGCCGATACCGACGAGAAGCGCCAGAACCGCGAAAAAAACATCGGCTTCGTCGAGCGCCACGGCCTCGAAAAGTTTATGGATAGCTTCGTGCGCCCGCTTTTCGCACCCCACAACCGCGACCGCCTGCCCGAGGCACTGGCCCTGCTCGAAGACATTGCCAAGGCCACGCCCGAGGCTACCATTGCCGGCGCGCTGCGCGCCATGGCCGCCCGGCCCGACCGCACGGCGGTGCTGCGCGAGGCCCAGTTTCCGGTGCTGTTGGTGGCCGGTAAGCACGACGTGGCCGTGCCGCTGGCCGACTCCATCGCCCAGGCCGCGCTGGCCCCCACCGGCGCGGCGCTGTTCCTGGAAGGCAGCGGGCACCAGGCCTATCTGGAGCAGCCCGAAGCTACGCGCCGGGCCGTGCTGGCGCTGGCCGGGGCCGTATTCGAAAAATGA
- a CDS encoding DUF1501 domain-containing protein: protein MQRRSFLQTSALASTLLLVPKFLHALDRSETALAARLRDAPGGAARRLIVVQLGGGNDGLNTIVPFRNDLYYKARPTLALKDTDGLLPVSDDLALHQSMKGLKGLFDQGQLAICNAVGYPNPDRSHFRSMDIWQTGSGSEQLLSTGWLGRYLDSSCAGGAPAYQALEIDDTLSLALKGAQRNGLALKNPGKFHQLTQSRYLSALSQEKATAPAGSELDYLYKTLAETASSADYLYDKSKIHTSSATYPNTEFGKNLKTTAELITSGVESRVYYLALSGFDTHVRQHEQQGRLLGELSDGLAALAADLQKNNEWNNTLVMVFSEFGRRVSENASNGTDHGTANNVLLLSGALRKPGLLNQPASLADLDQGDLRYQLDFRSLYASILTDWLGADDKLVLGPGIEKLAGLV from the coding sequence ATGCAACGCCGTAGCTTTCTGCAAACCTCTGCCCTGGCCAGCACGCTGCTGCTGGTGCCCAAGTTTTTGCACGCCCTCGACCGGTCCGAAACGGCGCTGGCGGCCCGGCTGCGCGATGCGCCCGGTGGCGCGGCGCGCCGGCTCATTGTGGTGCAGCTGGGCGGCGGCAACGACGGCCTGAATACCATCGTGCCGTTTCGCAACGACTTGTATTACAAGGCTCGGCCTACGCTGGCACTCAAAGACACCGATGGCCTGCTCCCGGTGAGCGACGACCTGGCGCTGCACCAGAGCATGAAGGGGCTGAAAGGCTTGTTTGACCAGGGCCAGCTGGCTATTTGCAACGCCGTGGGCTACCCTAATCCTGACCGTTCGCACTTCCGCTCGATGGATATTTGGCAGACCGGCTCGGGCTCGGAGCAACTCTTGAGCACCGGCTGGCTAGGCCGCTACCTTGACAGCTCCTGCGCCGGTGGCGCGCCGGCCTACCAGGCCCTCGAAATCGACGACACCCTGAGCCTGGCCCTGAAGGGTGCACAGCGCAACGGCTTGGCCCTCAAGAACCCAGGCAAGTTTCACCAACTCACGCAGAGCCGCTACCTGAGTGCGCTGAGCCAGGAAAAAGCCACCGCCCCGGCCGGCTCGGAGCTGGACTACCTCTATAAAACGCTGGCCGAAACGGCCTCCTCGGCCGACTACCTCTACGACAAGTCGAAGATTCATACCAGCTCGGCCACGTACCCGAATACCGAATTTGGCAAGAACCTGAAAACGACTGCCGAGCTGATAACTTCGGGTGTTGAGTCGCGGGTGTACTACCTGGCACTCAGCGGCTTCGATACCCATGTGCGGCAGCACGAGCAGCAGGGCCGCCTGCTGGGCGAGCTGTCGGACGGGCTAGCCGCGCTGGCTGCCGACCTGCAAAAAAACAACGAGTGGAACAACACCCTGGTAATGGTATTCAGCGAGTTTGGCCGCCGCGTGAGCGAAAATGCCAGCAACGGCACCGACCACGGCACCGCCAACAACGTGTTGCTGCTCAGCGGCGCGCTGCGCAAGCCGGGCCTGCTCAACCAGCCCGCCAGCCTCGCCGACCTCGACCAGGGCGACCTACGCTACCAGCTCGATTTCCGCAGCCTCTACGCCAGCATTCTTACCGACTGGCTAGGGGCCGACGATAAGCTCGTGCTCGGGCCGGGTATTGAAAAGCTAGCGGGGCTGGTTTGA